One window of Triticum dicoccoides isolate Atlit2015 ecotype Zavitan chromosome 5A, WEW_v2.0, whole genome shotgun sequence genomic DNA carries:
- the LOC119297084 gene encoding uncharacterized protein LOC119297084 encodes MDSTGTDSRNPRNESALHLGMASFPRRSELSHRLTTGTTTHNRHRPGSTLAQQLASSSLPVIKCDHYPRQVLRRVSTMQQHPGWVSFKCKKDGDGCKLWYWDEEYIDLLIARNLLDVRTLLARVETGDENRDDAMSNCMEAGKNEVCNLKKPIENCNSVCNEDIEKILIQLVGALMEIGFLLKCLIVVMVLFRLREN; translated from the exons ATGGATTCGACGGGTACAGACTCACGCAACCCCCGCAACGAATCTGCACTGCATCTCGGTATGGCCTCCTTCCCTAGGCGCTCGGAGCTCAGTCATCGACTGACCACTGGCACAACTACGCACAATCGCCATCGGCCTGGCTCAACCCTAGCCCAGCAGCTCGCCAGCTCCTCGTTGCCGGTCATCAAGTGTGACCACTACCCGCGACAGGTGCTGCGCCGAGTTTCGACCATGCAGCAACATCCTGGATGGGTGTCCTTCAAGTGCAAAAAAGATGGG GATGGATGCAAGCTTTGGTATTGGGATGAAGAGTACATCGATCTATTGATAGCAAGAAATTTGCTAGATGTTCGTACACTACTTGCTAGAGTTGAGACAGGAGATGAGAATAGAGACGACGCAATGTCCAATTGTATGGAGGCGGGGAAGAACGAAGTGTGCAATCTCAAGAAACCGATAGAGAACTGCAACAGTGTGTGCAACGAAGACATAGAGAAAATATTAATCCAACTAGTTGGAGCACTTATGGAAATTGGATTTCTATTAAAGTGTCTAATTGTGGTTATGGTTTTATTTAGACTGAGAGAGAATTGA
- the LOC119297082 gene encoding mucin-1-like, producing the protein MAAATTDTSSGDHFAGACGVSVGSACSTPFVSAPSTPARDPSFHAAAGYCFSAPASPARGPGDCDYDFDFDFSSQFPSPAAAAMSSADELFHNGQIRPMRLSSFLLRPQAPPPTADRPNGDRMPPQEASSPLDERGRFRSRSVHRRSRSASPFRAHWMSPLSSPAPAKESVRTPTSASRSSSSSSTASSGSSSASGSCGRWRFLKKLIHPYKSDGSKHQRPPTPASPKTNSPLAAPNKNPTPAMGKRGRRSSAHERLYEARRAEAEDMRRRTFLPYRQALLLGCLGFGSGGYSAMHGFAAATTGKSKS; encoded by the coding sequence ATGGCCGCCGCCACGACCGACACCAGCTCCGGCGATCACTTCGCCGGCGCTTGCGGCGTGAGCGTTGGCAGCGCGTGCTCCACCCCCTTCGTCAGCGCACCGTCCACCCCCGCCCGCGACCCGTCGTTCCATGCCGCCGCCGGCTACTGCTTCAGCGCGCCGGCGAGCCCTGCACGAGGCCCCGGTGACTGCGACTACGATTTCGACTTCGACTTCTCGTCGCAGTTTccgtccccggccgccgccgcgatgTCCTCAGCCGACGAGCTCTTCCACAACGGCCAGATCCGCCCAATGCGGCTCTCCTCGTTCCTCCTCCGTCCGCAGGCGCCCCCGCCCACCGCCGACCGCCCCAACGGTGATCGGATGCCGCCGCAGGAGGCATCGTCGCCATTGGACGAGCGCGGCCGTTTCCGGAGCCGGTCGGTGCATCGCAGGTCCCGCTCAGCCTCGCCATTCCGGGCACACTGGATGTCACCGTTATCTTCGCCCGCCCCGGCGAAAGAATCCGTACGGACGCCGACATCAGCGTCACGGTCGTCGTCCTCGTCATCGACGGCGTCGTCCGGGTCGTCCTCGGCCTCGGGAAGCTGCGGCCGGTGGCGGTTCTTGAAGAAGCTCATCCATCCGTACAAGTCCGACGGCTCCAAGCACCAACGTCCACCAACGCCAGCGAGCCCCAAGACGAACTCCCCGCTGGCAGCTCCCAACAAGAACCCCACCCCGGCGATGGGTAAGCGCGGGAGGAGGAGCTCGGCGCATGAGCGGCTCTACGAGGCGAGGCGGGCAGAGGCGGAGGATATGCGGCGGCGCACGTTCCTGCCGTACCGGCAGGCGCTGCTTCTCGGCTGCCTCGGGTTTGGTTCCGGCGGTTACAGCGCCATGCACGgcttcgccgccgccaccaccggcaAGTCCAAGTCTTGA